A single region of the Cronobacter condimenti 1330 genome encodes:
- the shiA gene encoding shikimate transporter, whose product MDSSLITPRHNEEIPRGYRARRAAWGSFAGAVVDWFDFLLYGITAALVFNSQFFPQIDPAMGTLAAFATFGVGFLFRPLGGIVFGHFGDRLGRKRMLMMTVWMMGIATACIGILPSFATIGWWAPVLLVTLRAIQGFAVGGEWGGAALLAVESAPSGKKAFYSSGIQVGYGVGLLLSTGLVSLISSLTTDAQFLSWGWRLPFLFSIVLVLGALWVRNGMEESAEFERAQAERPIKAKTRLPVFEALARHPGAFLKIIALRLCELLTMYIVTAFALNYSTQNLGLPRELFLNIGLLVGGVSCLTIPLFAWMADRYGRRRIYITGALLGALCAFPFFMALEARSMVGVVIFSLMLANIAHDMVVCVQQPMFTEMFGAGYRYSGAGVGYQVASVVGGGFTPFIAAALLTFSGGEWHTVAIYLMAGCLLSALTALFIKTPAPQ is encoded by the coding sequence ATGGACTCCTCGCTCATTACGCCCCGCCATAATGAAGAAATCCCGCGTGGTTACCGCGCACGCCGCGCCGCCTGGGGCAGTTTCGCCGGTGCGGTCGTCGACTGGTTTGATTTTTTACTGTATGGCATCACAGCGGCGCTGGTCTTTAACAGCCAGTTCTTCCCGCAGATAGACCCAGCAATGGGCACGCTTGCCGCCTTTGCCACGTTTGGCGTCGGCTTTTTGTTCCGGCCACTCGGCGGAATAGTCTTCGGTCACTTCGGCGATCGTCTTGGCCGCAAGCGGATGCTGATGATGACCGTCTGGATGATGGGCATCGCCACCGCCTGTATCGGCATTCTTCCCTCTTTCGCCACAATTGGCTGGTGGGCGCCGGTCCTGCTGGTGACGCTGCGTGCCATTCAGGGGTTCGCCGTGGGCGGCGAATGGGGCGGCGCGGCGCTGCTTGCCGTTGAAAGCGCGCCGTCGGGTAAAAAGGCGTTTTACAGCAGCGGTATTCAGGTAGGTTATGGCGTTGGGCTGTTGCTCTCCACCGGGCTGGTGTCGCTTATCAGCAGCCTGACGACAGATGCGCAGTTTCTGAGCTGGGGCTGGCGCCTGCCGTTTTTATTCAGCATCGTGCTGGTGCTGGGCGCGCTGTGGGTACGCAACGGTATGGAAGAGTCAGCCGAATTCGAGCGCGCGCAGGCCGAACGACCCATAAAGGCGAAAACGCGCCTGCCGGTCTTCGAGGCGCTGGCGCGCCATCCTGGCGCCTTCCTGAAAATTATCGCCCTGCGCCTGTGTGAACTGCTGACCATGTATATCGTCACCGCTTTTGCGCTTAACTATTCGACGCAAAATCTGGGCCTGCCGCGCGAGCTGTTTCTTAATATCGGCTTGCTGGTGGGCGGAGTTAGTTGCCTGACCATTCCGCTGTTTGCCTGGATGGCGGACCGTTACGGGCGCAGGCGCATTTATATCACCGGTGCGCTCCTCGGCGCGCTTTGCGCCTTCCCTTTCTTCATGGCGCTTGAGGCTCGCTCTATGGTGGGCGTGGTGATTTTCTCGCTGATGCTCGCCAATATCGCCCACGATATGGTGGTCTGCGTACAGCAGCCGATGTTTACCGAGATGTTTGGCGCAGGGTATCGCTACAGCGGCGCGGGCGTGGGATATCAGGTCGCAAGCGTGGTCGGCGGCGGTTTTACGCCGTTTATCGCGGCGGCGCTGCTCACTTTCTCCGGCGGCGAATGGCATACGGTCGCGATTTATCTGATGGCAGGTTGCCTGCTCTCGGCACTCACGGCGCTCTTTATCAAAACGCCGGCACCGCAGTAA
- a CDS encoding diguanylate phosphodiesterase encodes MLSTLIYRSRARGDIDQASLASIVKQAQIYNARMQVSGILVFDGHQFLQVLEGPLSSVEALFARISQDERHDFVVELMRDYAPRRHFESIGMMLFDLRNVKARAVLKSVVQSSVVPFSLAREARVYKFIRSFLSYPDRQYISREFQPDAWRAGVESVPPCPPHALPSAVADTPCQFALQPIVEPLTGKIKAFEALIRTADGGSPAAWLASLSGDELYDADLHAKDIAFALAKAVNIGSHMISVNLQPGSLVQIPDAVPILLAQIARHGLLPQQVIIEITESEVISCFDEFEHVIRQLRAAGINLAIDDFGAGFAGLSLLTRFQPGIIKIDRSIVTDIHRYGPKQAIVHGILRCCSELEITVVAEGVEKVEEWCWLAAAGIKYFQGYLFARPALNRAPSVSWPVAG; translated from the coding sequence ATGCTATCAACCCTGATTTATCGCAGCCGGGCGCGAGGGGATATCGACCAGGCAAGCCTTGCATCGATAGTAAAGCAGGCACAGATCTATAATGCCCGGATGCAGGTTAGCGGCATTCTGGTTTTTGATGGTCACCAGTTTTTGCAGGTGCTGGAAGGGCCGCTGAGTTCGGTCGAGGCCCTGTTCGCGCGCATCAGCCAGGATGAGCGGCACGATTTCGTGGTTGAACTAATGCGCGACTACGCGCCGCGTCGGCATTTTGAAAGCATTGGGATGATGCTCTTCGACCTGCGCAACGTCAAAGCACGCGCAGTACTGAAGTCAGTGGTGCAATCAAGCGTAGTGCCGTTCAGTCTCGCCCGTGAAGCGCGGGTGTATAAATTTATTCGCTCCTTTTTAAGTTACCCGGACCGCCAGTACATCTCCCGCGAGTTTCAGCCAGACGCCTGGCGGGCCGGTGTCGAAAGCGTGCCGCCGTGCCCGCCGCACGCTTTGCCGTCTGCCGTGGCCGATACCCCGTGCCAGTTTGCGTTGCAGCCTATCGTGGAGCCGCTTACCGGCAAAATTAAAGCCTTTGAAGCGCTTATCCGTACTGCTGACGGTGGCTCGCCTGCCGCCTGGCTTGCTTCGTTGTCTGGCGACGAACTTTATGACGCCGATCTCCACGCGAAAGACATTGCCTTTGCGCTTGCGAAAGCGGTGAATATCGGCAGCCATATGATTTCCGTGAACCTGCAGCCCGGATCGCTGGTACAGATTCCGGACGCGGTGCCTATTTTGCTGGCGCAGATCGCGCGTCACGGCCTGCTGCCGCAGCAGGTGATTATTGAGATAACCGAGAGCGAAGTGATCTCCTGCTTTGATGAATTTGAACATGTCATCCGCCAATTGCGCGCTGCGGGTATTAACCTTGCAATAGATGACTTTGGCGCCGGGTTTGCAGGGTTGTCGCTGCTCACACGCTTTCAGCCAGGGATCATTAAAATCGACCGCAGCATTGTCACTGATATCCATCGTTACGGCCCGAAACAGGCCATCGTGCATGGCATCCTGCGATGCTGTTCAGAGCTTGAGATTACCGTAGTGGCGGAAGGGGTTGAGAAAGTAGAGGAGTGGTGCTGGCTTGCGGCGGCGGGCATCAAATACTTCCAGGGTTATCTTTTTGCCAGGCCCGCCCTTAACCGCGCGCCGTCGGTAAGCTGGCCCGTTGCTGGATAA
- the mtfA gene encoding DgsA anti-repressor MtfA — protein MIKWPWKANDTAALAPLPWESALAIPVLAGLTDDQQQKLARFAERFLQQKRLVPLQGFELDELKSARIALLFCLPVLELGFEWLDGFHEVLIYPAPFVVDDEWEDDIGLVHNQRVVQSGQSWQQGPIILNWLDIQDSFDASGFNLIVHEVAHKLDMRNGDRASGIPLIPLREVAGWEHDLHAAMENIQDEIDLVGESAASIDAYAATDPAECFAVLSEYFFSAPELFAPRFPSLWQRFCQFYGQDPLLRLRQSETITLPEDRQVY, from the coding sequence ATGATTAAGTGGCCCTGGAAAGCAAATGACACCGCCGCGCTGGCCCCCCTCCCCTGGGAATCGGCCCTCGCCATCCCTGTTCTGGCGGGTCTTACCGACGACCAACAACAGAAGCTGGCGCGCTTCGCCGAGCGTTTTTTACAGCAAAAACGGCTGGTTCCCTTACAGGGCTTTGAGCTTGATGAACTCAAAAGCGCACGCATCGCCCTGCTCTTTTGCCTGCCGGTGCTGGAGCTCGGCTTTGAGTGGCTCGACGGCTTCCATGAAGTGCTGATTTACCCGGCGCCATTCGTCGTGGATGACGAGTGGGAAGACGATATCGGCCTTGTGCATAACCAGCGCGTGGTGCAGTCAGGTCAGAGCTGGCAACAGGGGCCGATTATTCTCAACTGGCTTGATATCCAGGACTCTTTCGACGCCTCCGGTTTTAACCTCATCGTCCATGAAGTGGCGCACAAGCTGGATATGCGCAACGGCGATCGCGCAAGCGGCATTCCGCTAATCCCGCTGCGCGAAGTCGCAGGCTGGGAGCACGACCTGCACGCCGCGATGGAAAACATTCAGGATGAGATAGACCTCGTCGGTGAAAGCGCCGCCAGTATTGACGCTTACGCCGCGACCGACCCGGCGGAATGTTTCGCGGTGCTTTCTGAATACTTCTTCAGCGCACCGGAACTCTTCGCGCCGCGCTTCCCGTCGCTGTGGCAGCGCTTCTGCCAGTTCTACGGGCAAGATCCGCTGCTGCGCCTGCGTCAGAGTGAGACAATTACCCTTCCCGAAGACCGTCAGGTATATTAA
- the cbl gene encoding HTH-type transcriptional regulator Cbl, whose amino-acid sequence MNFQQLKIIREAARRDFNLTEVANMLYTSQSGVSRHIRELEEELGIEIFIRRGKRLLGMTEPGKALLVIAERILNEASNVRRLADHFTNDASGILTIATTHTQARYSLPAIIKTFRSLFPEVRLELIQGTPQEINTLLQNGTADIGIASERLSADPGLVAYPWFRWHHSLLVPKDHPLTQANPLTLDDISRWPLITYRQGITGRSRIDEAFSRKGLTPDIVLSAQDSDVIKTYVELGLGIGLVAELASDAHDENCLTRLDTRHLFDASTVWLGLKRGQLQRNYVWRFIELCNNGLSLEEIKQQALEPAGEVVIDYQI is encoded by the coding sequence GTGAATTTCCAGCAGCTTAAAATTATTCGCGAGGCGGCAAGGCGGGATTTTAATCTCACTGAAGTCGCCAACATGCTTTATACCTCGCAGTCCGGCGTCAGTCGCCATATTCGCGAGCTGGAAGAAGAGCTGGGCATTGAGATTTTCATTCGTCGCGGCAAGCGGCTTCTGGGAATGACTGAGCCTGGTAAAGCGCTGCTGGTGATTGCCGAGCGCATCCTTAACGAGGCCAGTAATGTGCGCCGCCTCGCCGACCACTTCACGAATGACGCCAGCGGGATATTGACTATCGCGACGACGCATACGCAGGCCCGCTACAGTCTTCCGGCCATCATAAAAACCTTTCGTTCGCTCTTTCCCGAGGTTCGCCTTGAGCTCATCCAGGGGACGCCGCAGGAGATAAACACGTTACTTCAAAACGGCACGGCGGATATCGGCATTGCCAGCGAACGCCTCAGCGCCGATCCTGGGCTGGTGGCGTATCCGTGGTTTCGCTGGCACCACAGTTTACTGGTGCCAAAGGATCATCCGTTGACGCAGGCGAACCCGCTCACGCTTGACGATATCAGCCGCTGGCCGCTTATCACGTACCGGCAAGGGATAACCGGCCGCTCGCGGATTGATGAAGCCTTCAGCCGCAAAGGGCTGACGCCGGATATCGTGCTGAGCGCGCAGGATTCGGACGTCATCAAAACGTACGTTGAACTGGGCCTGGGGATTGGGCTGGTGGCGGAGCTTGCAAGCGATGCTCATGACGAGAACTGTCTGACACGCCTTGATACGCGGCATCTCTTTGATGCCAGTACGGTCTGGCTCGGTCTCAAGCGGGGTCAATTGCAGCGCAACTACGTCTGGCGGTTTATCGAACTTTGCAACAACGGATTGTCGCTTGAGGAAATCAAACAGCAGGCGCTGGAGCCTGCGGGCGAAGTGGTGATTGATTATCAGATATAA
- the nac gene encoding nitrogen assimilation transcriptional regulator NAC gives MNLRRLKYFVKIVDIGSLTQAAEVLHIAQPALSQQVATLEGEMDQQLLIRTKRGVTPTEAGKILYAHARTILRQCEQAQLAVNNVGQTLQGQVSIGLAPGTAASSVTMPLLQAVRAELPDVMVYLHEDSGAALNDKLLSGQLDMAVLYDRAPVAGLTGQPLIKEDLFLVGTRDCPGQSVDLASVAQMNLFLPRDYSAVRKRVDEAFSLRRLTAKIIGEIESFSTLSAAIASGMGVTVMPESAARSLAGSANGWFARITSPSMTLPLSLNVSSRLPLTPQAQAVKDILLSLVTRPALENRELMLVG, from the coding sequence ATGAACTTAAGACGACTGAAATACTTCGTAAAAATCGTCGATATCGGTAGCCTGACACAGGCCGCTGAAGTGCTGCATATTGCGCAGCCCGCGTTAAGCCAGCAGGTTGCGACGCTGGAGGGAGAGATGGATCAGCAGCTGTTGATTCGCACCAAACGCGGCGTGACGCCAACGGAAGCCGGGAAAATCCTTTATGCGCATGCCCGCACGATTTTGCGCCAGTGCGAACAGGCGCAGCTCGCCGTAAATAATGTCGGGCAGACGTTACAGGGGCAGGTCTCTATCGGGCTTGCGCCGGGCACCGCGGCTTCTTCTGTTACCATGCCGCTCCTTCAGGCGGTTCGCGCCGAATTGCCGGATGTTATGGTGTACCTGCATGAAGACAGCGGTGCGGCACTGAACGATAAGCTGCTGAGCGGTCAGCTGGATATGGCGGTGCTGTATGACCGCGCCCCGGTCGCCGGGTTGACTGGTCAGCCACTGATTAAAGAAGATCTCTTCCTGGTCGGTACCCGCGATTGTCCGGGGCAGAGCGTTGATCTTGCGAGCGTCGCCCAGATGAATCTGTTCCTGCCGCGCGACTATAGCGCTGTGCGAAAACGTGTGGACGAGGCGTTCTCGCTGCGTCGTCTCACGGCGAAAATCATTGGCGAAATTGAGTCGTTCTCGACGCTCAGCGCGGCTATCGCAAGCGGCATGGGGGTGACGGTTATGCCCGAATCCGCAGCGCGTTCGCTTGCCGGCTCTGCGAACGGCTGGTTCGCGCGCATTACCAGCCCGTCAATGACGCTGCCGCTCTCGCTTAATGTCTCATCCCGCTTACCCTTGACGCCGCAGGCGCAGGCCGTGAAAGATATTCTGCTGTCGCTGGTAACACGCCCGGCGCTGGAAAACCGCGAGTTGATGCTGGTTGGCTAA
- a CDS encoding sensor domain-containing diguanylate cyclase, protein MPDKRQFIRILALDTPLGRSLAFFLFILLAGSIAANAVTLYLSWDRTVAEAESKAINLSLSQVRQADDTFLQTELTLQEIRRNLAYGYLPDPELNASLTELEQRLPQLDGLFIYDAHGMWRNSSLTPVPSEENIANRDDFLYHKDHGWMGVHIGHVVRSKISGELVIPVSLRINDITGGFAGIVMATVKMDYFRQFYSYFELTNNDILALLLVDGKPLYIRPFDEKVLNKDLSESPLFTQVLLRSRQGSATWLSALDKAVRIYGFARSTRYPIVVVAGYDKDTLRTAWLQNSIPDLLINGALLTAIILMGAVLFRQVRVNIRDRNELATLRDELVKINQTLHSMAMIDGLTGLANRRRFDAFLEQALADSAVTGHPVSLILIDVDYFKRYNDNRGHVAGDACLRRIGGVLQQASFNHGDLVARYGGEEFAIVLSDASPDDAERVAEKVVRMVREKALPHPDTELPEGVVTISAGCYSMVSNGRMECLTALIKGADAALYQAKSTGRNRAVRLT, encoded by the coding sequence GTGCCTGACAAAAGACAGTTTATTCGCATCTTAGCGCTTGATACTCCTTTAGGCCGAAGCCTGGCGTTTTTTCTGTTTATCCTGCTGGCGGGCAGTATCGCAGCGAATGCGGTAACGCTCTATCTGTCCTGGGATCGCACGGTGGCCGAGGCGGAGAGCAAAGCGATAAACCTCTCGCTTTCACAGGTGCGTCAGGCCGATGACACATTTTTGCAGACAGAGCTGACCTTACAAGAGATCCGTCGCAATCTTGCCTACGGTTATCTTCCCGACCCGGAACTTAACGCCTCCCTCACGGAGCTGGAACAGCGCCTGCCGCAACTGGATGGGCTTTTTATCTATGATGCACACGGCATGTGGCGTAACAGTTCGCTCACGCCCGTGCCGTCAGAAGAGAACATTGCCAACCGGGACGATTTTCTATATCACAAAGATCATGGCTGGATGGGCGTGCACATCGGCCATGTGGTGCGCAGTAAAATCAGCGGCGAACTGGTTATCCCGGTTTCTCTGCGTATCAATGACATCACTGGCGGTTTTGCGGGCATCGTGATGGCGACCGTGAAAATGGACTACTTCCGCCAGTTCTATAGCTATTTTGAACTCACGAATAACGACATCCTGGCGCTACTGCTGGTGGACGGTAAGCCGCTCTATATTCGCCCGTTTGATGAGAAAGTACTGAACAAGGATCTTTCTGAAAGCCCGCTTTTTACGCAGGTATTGCTGCGCTCGCGACAGGGAAGCGCCACCTGGCTTTCTGCGCTCGACAAAGCCGTCAGAATCTACGGGTTTGCGCGCTCTACGCGTTATCCCATTGTGGTGGTGGCCGGTTACGATAAAGACACGTTACGCACGGCCTGGCTACAAAACAGCATTCCGGATCTGTTGATTAACGGCGCGCTGCTGACGGCCATTATTCTGATGGGGGCGGTGCTTTTCCGCCAGGTGAGAGTCAACATCCGCGACCGTAATGAGCTTGCGACATTGCGTGATGAACTCGTAAAAATTAACCAGACGCTGCATTCAATGGCGATGATTGACGGCCTGACGGGGCTTGCCAACCGACGACGATTTGACGCTTTTCTGGAACAGGCGCTGGCGGACTCCGCCGTGACGGGGCATCCGGTGTCGCTCATTCTTATTGATGTAGATTATTTCAAACGCTACAACGATAACCGCGGTCATGTGGCGGGCGACGCCTGTCTGCGCCGTATTGGTGGCGTGCTGCAACAGGCATCGTTTAATCACGGCGATCTGGTGGCCCGTTACGGCGGCGAGGAGTTCGCTATCGTGCTTTCTGACGCCTCGCCGGACGACGCAGAGCGCGTTGCCGAAAAAGTCGTGCGCATGGTGCGCGAGAAAGCGCTGCCGCACCCGGATACCGAACTGCCGGAAGGCGTTGTGACGATAAGCGCCGGTTGCTACAGCATGGTATCGAACGGGCGGATGGAATGCCTGACGGCGCTTATCAAAGGTGCCGATGCGGCGCTCTATCAGGCGAAAAGCACCGGGCGCAACCGGGCGGTGCGCCTGACATAA
- a CDS encoding LLM class flavin-dependent oxidoreductase: MKKIGFLSFGHWTPSPQSATRTAADALLQSIDLAVAAEELGADGAYFRVHHFARQLASPFPLLAAIGAKTRHIEIGTGVIDMRYENPLYMAESAGAADLISGGRLQLGISRGSPEQVIDGWRYFGYEPDAGENESDMARRHTEALLEVLRGEGFAKPNPQPMFANPPGLLRLEPWSEGLRERIWWGAGSNATAVWAAKLGMNLQSSTLKDDETGEPFHIQQAQQIRAYRAAWVAAGHTRTPRVSVSRSIFPLMDNRDRAWFGASREDSDKVGFLDEKTRAIFGRSYAAEPEALIEQLKQDEAIAEADTLLLTVPNQLGVEYNVHLIESLLQHVAPAMGWRD, translated from the coding sequence ATGAAAAAAATTGGTTTTTTGTCATTTGGTCACTGGACACCGTCGCCGCAGTCCGCCACCCGAACGGCGGCAGATGCATTACTGCAGTCTATTGATTTAGCCGTCGCAGCTGAGGAGCTCGGTGCGGATGGCGCTTATTTCCGTGTACACCATTTCGCCCGTCAGCTCGCTTCACCGTTTCCGCTGCTGGCTGCCATCGGTGCCAAAACCCGGCATATAGAGATAGGCACCGGCGTTATCGACATGCGCTATGAGAACCCGCTCTATATGGCAGAAAGCGCGGGTGCTGCAGATCTCATTTCCGGTGGGCGCCTGCAGTTAGGCATTAGCCGCGGTTCGCCGGAACAGGTCATCGATGGCTGGCGCTATTTTGGCTACGAGCCTGACGCCGGTGAAAACGAATCCGACATGGCGCGTCGCCATACCGAAGCGTTGCTGGAAGTATTGCGTGGGGAAGGGTTTGCCAAACCTAATCCGCAGCCGATGTTCGCCAACCCGCCTGGCCTGCTCCGGCTCGAACCCTGGTCTGAAGGGCTGCGCGAGCGTATCTGGTGGGGGGCCGGGTCCAATGCCACTGCGGTCTGGGCGGCGAAGCTTGGTATGAACCTGCAAAGCTCGACCCTCAAAGATGATGAAACCGGCGAGCCTTTCCATATTCAGCAGGCACAGCAGATCCGTGCCTACCGCGCCGCCTGGGTTGCGGCAGGCCATACCCGCACACCGCGTGTGTCGGTGAGCCGCAGCATCTTTCCGCTTATGGATAATCGGGATCGCGCCTGGTTCGGTGCCAGCCGTGAAGACAGTGATAAGGTCGGTTTCCTTGATGAGAAAACCCGCGCTATCTTCGGGCGCAGCTATGCGGCCGAACCCGAGGCGCTCATTGAGCAGCTAAAACAAGACGAGGCGATTGCCGAGGCGGATACGTTACTGCTGACGGTGCCGAATCAACTGGGTGTGGAGTACAACGTGCACCTTATTGAGTCTCTTCTTCAGCACGTCGCGCCAGCGATGGGGTGGCGCGACTAA
- a CDS encoding LysR family transcriptional regulator gives MSRRFAHLSDVEIFVTIIEKGSITAAAVTLATTASVLSRALTRLETRLGVQLVRRTTRQLSLTQAGRHYYEQACSAFGVFERAERDIQGRGAETVGHVRLSAPTTYAHYRLPALLQRFAVQYPGITVELNITNRNVDLVAEGYDLAIRLGTLPDSRLVARKLEDARLCLVAAPVYLQQHGEPQHISDLARHHCLPFIMPSSGRIASWSLCENDQPVEWTPKGQIQVSDDILGVISLATRGAGICQTYDFIARPLMASGLLREILPHTRGRTRPFSLIYAPHKGLSSASEALIRFMQQVTD, from the coding sequence ATGAGCCGACGCTTCGCCCATCTCAGCGATGTGGAAATTTTCGTCACGATTATTGAAAAGGGGTCGATCACGGCGGCGGCAGTGACGCTCGCGACCACGGCGTCGGTGTTAAGCCGCGCGCTGACGCGGCTCGAGACACGCCTCGGCGTGCAGCTGGTAAGGCGCACTACGCGCCAGCTGAGCCTGACGCAGGCCGGTCGCCACTACTACGAACAGGCGTGCAGCGCTTTCGGGGTATTTGAGCGCGCCGAGCGCGATATTCAAGGGCGCGGCGCGGAGACGGTGGGCCATGTCCGGCTCAGCGCACCCACCACCTATGCGCATTACCGGCTTCCGGCACTGTTACAGCGGTTCGCCGTGCAGTATCCGGGTATCACCGTCGAGCTGAATATTACCAACCGTAATGTGGATCTGGTGGCCGAAGGGTATGATCTGGCGATTCGTCTGGGGACGCTGCCCGACAGCCGCCTGGTGGCGCGTAAGCTGGAGGACGCGCGGCTGTGTCTGGTCGCAGCCCCGGTCTATCTGCAACAGCACGGCGAGCCGCAGCACATCAGCGACCTTGCGCGTCATCACTGCCTGCCGTTTATCATGCCGAGCAGCGGGCGCATCGCCAGCTGGAGCCTCTGTGAGAATGACCAGCCTGTGGAGTGGACACCCAAAGGGCAGATACAAGTTTCTGATGACATTCTGGGCGTGATTTCTCTTGCCACCCGTGGCGCGGGCATTTGTCAGACCTACGATTTTATCGCGCGGCCTTTAATGGCAAGCGGCCTGCTGCGCGAGATTTTGCCGCACACCCGCGGGCGCACACGCCCTTTCTCGCTGATTTACGCGCCGCACAAGGGGCTTTCTTCCGCCAGCGAGGCGCTGATCCGATTTATGCAGCAGGTGACAGATTAA
- a CDS encoding AMP nucleosidase, producing MNTTATSLTPDEALDKLEALYDDAVNALREAIKAFIENGTLPEEARRAEGLFVYPQLRVCWDGDEHKAQKTRAYGRFTHPGCYTTTITRPGLFRSYLREQLILLYDDYGATIEVGPSQHEIPYPYVIDGSALTLDRSMSAGLTRHFPTTELAQIGDETADGLFHPTEFYPLSHFDARRVDFSLARLRHYTGTPVEHFQPFVLFTNYTRYVDEFVRWGCSQILDPDSPYVALSCAGGSWITADTEAPEAAISDLAWKKHQMPAWHLITADGQGITLVNIGVGPSNAKTICDHLAVLRPDVWLMIGHCGGLRESQAIGDYVLAHAYLRDDHVLDAVLPPDIPVPSIAEVQRALYDATKLVSNMPGEEVKQRLRTGTVVTTDDRNWELRYSASALRFNLSRAVAIDMESATIAAQGYRFRVPYGTLLCVSDKPLHGEIKLPGQANRFYEGAISEHLQIGIRAIDLLRAEGERLHSRKLRTFNEPPFR from the coding sequence ATGAATACCACTGCAACATCTTTGACGCCTGATGAGGCGCTCGACAAGCTGGAAGCGTTGTATGATGACGCGGTCAACGCCCTGCGCGAGGCTATCAAAGCGTTTATTGAGAACGGTACCCTGCCGGAAGAAGCCCGCCGGGCTGAAGGCCTGTTTGTCTACCCGCAACTGCGGGTGTGCTGGGATGGCGATGAGCATAAGGCGCAGAAAACACGCGCTTACGGGCGATTCACACATCCGGGCTGTTACACCACTACCATTACGCGCCCCGGACTGTTTCGCAGTTATCTGCGCGAGCAACTGATTCTGCTTTACGACGATTATGGCGCGACCATTGAGGTGGGGCCGTCGCAGCATGAAATTCCTTATCCTTACGTGATTGACGGCTCGGCGCTAACGCTGGATCGTTCCATGAGCGCGGGACTCACCCGCCACTTCCCCACCACCGAGCTGGCGCAGATTGGTGATGAAACCGCCGACGGCCTTTTCCACCCGACCGAGTTTTATCCGCTCTCGCACTTCGATGCCCGCCGCGTTGATTTCTCGCTTGCGCGCCTTCGTCACTACACTGGCACGCCGGTCGAGCATTTTCAGCCGTTCGTGCTGTTTACCAACTACACGCGCTATGTCGATGAATTTGTGCGCTGGGGATGCAGCCAGATCCTCGATCCAGACAGCCCTTATGTGGCGCTCTCCTGTGCGGGTGGCAGCTGGATCACCGCCGATACCGAGGCGCCGGAAGCGGCTATCTCCGATCTCGCCTGGAAAAAACATCAGATGCCCGCCTGGCATCTGATTACCGCCGACGGCCAGGGCATTACGCTGGTCAATATTGGCGTCGGGCCGTCCAATGCAAAAACAATTTGCGATCACCTTGCGGTGTTGCGCCCGGATGTCTGGCTGATGATTGGCCACTGTGGCGGCCTGCGTGAGAGCCAGGCGATTGGCGATTATGTGCTGGCTCATGCGTATCTGCGTGACGATCATGTGCTGGATGCGGTTTTGCCGCCGGATATCCCGGTGCCGAGCATCGCTGAAGTGCAGCGTGCCCTCTATGACGCGACGAAACTCGTCAGCAACATGCCAGGCGAGGAGGTAAAACAGCGTCTGCGCACCGGCACCGTGGTGACCACAGACGACCGCAACTGGGAACTGCGTTATTCCGCCTCGGCGCTGCGTTTCAACCTGAGCCGCGCGGTGGCAATCGACATGGAAAGCGCCACCATTGCCGCACAGGGATATCGCTTCCGCGTACCTTACGGCACGTTGCTGTGCGTCTCGGATAAACCGCTGCATGGCGAAATCAAACTGCCAGGCCAGGCAAACCGCTTTTACGAGGGCGCGATTTCCGAGCATTTGCAGATTGGCATTCGCGCCATCGATCTCTTGCGCGCCGAGGGCGAACGCCTGCATTCGCGTAAACTGCGCACCTTTAACGAGCCGCCGTTCCGCTGA